The Episyrphus balteatus chromosome 4, idEpiBalt1.1, whole genome shotgun sequence genome includes a window with the following:
- the LOC129918217 gene encoding uncharacterized protein LOC129918217 yields MYKIEHFEEKFCGANSNSYCFANNNNNCDGYSIWQFCPWKRWQTLKQLVNFPENLSLCRPEWFALIFWLSLILSLGGIYYSGKELLAVYYGSWNLMKTDDKDEQLQMISPVVQRNARLISAALMVKAWMGLFIGISTVTPSAISTWLAIYSVTIFVHLILWIGETLFVKNKLDFRSCCKHLMPVGTLLLVRCVHGVFIREIERRANIEELDLLTKLGKNW; encoded by the exons atgtacaaaattgaACATTTCGAAGAAAAATTTTGCGGTGCCAATTCGAATTcatattgtttcgcaaataataacaataattgcGATGGATATTCAATTTGGCAATTTTGTCCTTGGAAACGATGGCAAACTCTTAAGCAATTAGTAAATTTTCCTGAAAATTTGTCGCTGTGTCGTCCCGAGTGGTTTGCATTGATATTTTGGTTGAGTTTGATTTTAAGTTTGGGTGGAATT tATTATAGTGGAAAAGAATTACTAGCAGTTTATTATGGATCATGgaatttgatgaaaactgatgaTAAGGATGAACAATTGCAAATGATTTCTCCAGTGGTACAAAGAAATGCAAGACTTATTTCAGCGGCATTGATGGTTAAAGCTTGGATGGGACTTTTTATTGGAATTAGCACA gtaactCCATCAGCAATCTCAACTTGGTTAGCAATTTATTCGGTGACTATTTTTGTGCATTTAATCCTTTGGATTGGTGAAACTCTGttcgttaaaaataaattggattTTAGAAGTTGCTGTAAACATTTGATGCCCGTTGGTACACTTTTATTGGTTCGTTGCGTTCATGGAGTTTTCATAAGAGAAATTGAAAGACGTGCAAATATTGAAGAACTTGATTTATTAACTAAATTGGGTAAAAATTGGtga